One window of the Allorhizobium ampelinum S4 genome contains the following:
- a CDS encoding phage tail protein encodes MAIFSGIAAFVSGVASALGAVSTFIGGMGVIGSTLLKAAVGVGLNYLASAVAGKSKASTASFAVNGQLQSGGTVPRSIIFGMTATAGSLVYANTWGNAGKTPNAYVTQVIALADAPIKSLLVAVVNGVACEIDFDHPHAEYGWPVVDYRKGNTDYLWLKFYDGTQTEADSFLVNRVSSTARPYENTRVGHGVAYVIATSRVNQELFSGFPSFKFVLDGMRLYDPSKDSSVGGNGAQRWSDASTWGGDGDRLPVVQLYALMRGIRWNGQWLYGLQTVTERRLPASHWIAQIGKCRTLIEGADGMEATYRSGAEVQVSAALQDAAQAMLTACNGRLAEIGGTYKPFIGVSDEPVMTFADADILSTEEQSFTPFFGLSDTVNGISASYPSPDDSWNMTEAPPLYNGDYEVEDGNRRLLSDVSLDFVPYAGQVQRLMQSALKEARRARRHTISMPPMFGALEPGDIVATSSNRNGYVEKRFRVDGVLDQPNLDVVLDITEVDPADYDWNQGSDYKPPVTGSVSSGVPAAQSTTGWSVVAGSVTDSDSQDRRPAIVVSCTADLDDVARIWVKVRVKATGVVVYDSDAHPYAGAATWTLSGAWCLALTEYELQGKLVPVSSRETVASDWLSVTTLNLSESTDVLDNSITTAKLADAAVTASKIMDEAVTNLKLADAAVSTAKLQVAAVTQEVLANNSVIATKLADAAVTGAKLAAQAVDATKFAASIEPVRVVTQLPTSRVSAYVTFNGEAYRWNGAAYVKTVSTAELTGQLIGSQIADLAIVASKIADGIITGTKLAADTIGANNLAANSVTAKQLVLTDFTNLVPDNQMQDFGSSWSGAGWSSWTDPYLGGMASRSQMKFAYVAGTTGYGDELLGKAFPVQAGAQYRVTGSAYSNGNQWPQLRIKWLDRTGALINYVDFLVGDRGAGPVTATVNLTAPAGATQAVMAAYVMRTNTNADVYVGGFVVQKRNAAELIIDGTILANMLSAGSVTTDKLAANSVIAGKIAAGAVNTDQLVAGAVTTAKVAAGAITTNLLAVGQGANFIKNSDFSAGITGWGVEYANADLGNWTISLRNDTFAPVPGALEIRQVNGTQGLEIGATYKKDGTNIDLMSVEAGKWYELSTYYFGHRCNGLQVYIAFANAAGAVISHGTPGIWPANHNTDPGKQLSNYQRGWFKAQAPAGAAYAYVFFRHKGTINGQADSYLWIHKPFFGEATANQTEPTPWSAAGVTLIQNGNIVAGSVTTDSLAANSVVASKISAGAITTPALAAGSVVGTSIAASTITGANIAAETIGTDKLAANSVTAKQLVLTDFTNLVPDNQMQDFGNSWVGANWQSWTDPYVGGMASRSQARYPYVAGRTGYSEELLGKTFSVTPGAQYRVTGTALCPSGNYSPLLRIKWLNSSGGTISYNDFVAGDRSSGVVTTTINLTAPAGAVQAVMAAYVWRTATTGDVYVGGFVVNKRNAAELIIDGTITADKLAVNSLSAITANLGTVTAGEIRSSNGKMVISLNAGTIVISS; translated from the coding sequence ATGGCAATCTTTTCTGGCATCGCCGCCTTTGTCAGCGGTGTGGCGTCGGCGCTTGGCGCGGTCTCGACCTTTATCGGCGGTATGGGCGTTATCGGCTCGACGCTGTTGAAGGCCGCCGTCGGCGTTGGTTTGAACTATCTGGCCTCGGCTGTGGCGGGCAAGAGCAAGGCTTCCACGGCAAGCTTTGCCGTCAATGGGCAATTGCAGTCCGGTGGCACCGTGCCGCGCTCGATCATTTTTGGGATGACGGCCACGGCTGGATCTCTTGTCTATGCCAATACCTGGGGCAATGCGGGCAAGACACCGAATGCCTATGTCACGCAGGTCATTGCGCTGGCCGATGCGCCGATCAAGTCGCTGCTGGTGGCAGTGGTCAATGGCGTGGCCTGCGAGATCGATTTCGATCATCCGCATGCCGAATACGGTTGGCCGGTTGTCGATTACCGCAAGGGCAATACTGATTACCTCTGGCTCAAATTTTACGATGGCACGCAGACTGAAGCGGATAGCTTTCTGGTCAACCGGGTCTCGTCCACGGCCCGCCCTTACGAGAATACCCGCGTCGGCCATGGCGTTGCCTATGTGATCGCCACCTCGCGCGTGAACCAGGAGCTGTTTTCCGGCTTTCCGTCCTTCAAGTTTGTGCTGGATGGTATGCGGCTTTACGATCCATCCAAGGATAGCTCGGTTGGCGGCAATGGTGCACAGCGCTGGAGCGACGCCTCGACCTGGGGCGGCGATGGCGACCGCCTGCCTGTTGTCCAGCTCTATGCCCTGATGCGCGGTATCCGCTGGAACGGTCAATGGCTCTATGGCCTCCAGACCGTCACCGAACGGCGCTTGCCTGCCAGCCACTGGATTGCCCAGATCGGAAAATGCCGCACCCTGATTGAAGGTGCCGATGGCATGGAGGCCACCTATCGCTCTGGTGCTGAGGTGCAGGTCAGTGCTGCCTTGCAGGATGCGGCACAAGCGATGCTAACCGCCTGCAACGGGCGGCTTGCTGAGATCGGCGGCACCTATAAGCCGTTTATCGGCGTGTCGGACGAACCGGTCATGACCTTTGCCGATGCGGATATTCTATCCACGGAAGAGCAGAGCTTTACGCCGTTCTTCGGCCTGTCCGATACGGTCAACGGGATTTCCGCGTCTTATCCATCGCCGGATGATAGCTGGAACATGACGGAAGCGCCGCCGCTCTATAACGGCGATTATGAGGTGGAAGACGGCAACCGGCGTCTGTTGTCGGATGTCAGTCTCGATTTTGTGCCTTACGCTGGACAGGTGCAACGGCTCATGCAATCGGCCCTGAAGGAAGCCCGCCGCGCCCGTCGTCACACCATTTCCATGCCGCCAATGTTTGGGGCATTGGAGCCGGGGGACATTGTCGCCACGTCCAGCAACCGTAATGGCTATGTCGAGAAGCGGTTTCGGGTCGATGGTGTTCTCGATCAGCCTAACCTTGATGTTGTCCTCGATATCACGGAAGTCGATCCGGCTGACTATGATTGGAATCAGGGGAGCGATTATAAACCACCGGTCACCGGCAGTGTGTCCAGCGGCGTGCCTGCTGCGCAGTCCACGACGGGCTGGAGCGTTGTCGCGGGATCTGTCACCGATAGCGACAGCCAGGATCGCAGGCCCGCCATTGTTGTTTCTTGCACCGCCGATCTGGATGATGTGGCGCGGATTTGGGTCAAGGTGCGCGTCAAAGCCACGGGCGTTGTTGTTTATGACAGCGATGCCCATCCTTATGCTGGCGCTGCGACCTGGACGCTGTCTGGTGCCTGGTGCCTGGCGCTGACGGAATATGAGCTGCAGGGCAAGTTGGTGCCGGTGTCCAGCCGGGAAACAGTCGCATCCGACTGGCTTTCCGTCACCACGCTGAACCTGTCGGAATCAACTGACGTTCTCGACAACTCCATCACCACGGCCAAGCTTGCCGACGCTGCGGTGACGGCGTCCAAGATCATGGATGAGGCGGTCACCAATCTGAAGCTGGCGGATGCGGCTGTCAGCACGGCCAAGCTTCAGGTTGCTGCTGTGACGCAGGAGGTTCTGGCAAACAACTCTGTCATTGCCACGAAGCTTGCTGATGCGGCGGTCACCGGGGCAAAGCTCGCGGCCCAGGCGGTCGATGCGACCAAGTTTGCGGCCAGCATTGAGCCAGTGCGCGTTGTCACCCAACTGCCGACCAGCCGCGTGTCTGCCTATGTCACCTTCAATGGCGAGGCCTATCGCTGGAACGGTGCGGCTTATGTGAAGACGGTGTCCACGGCTGAATTGACCGGGCAGTTGATCGGCTCGCAGATCGCAGACCTTGCGATTGTCGCTTCCAAGATCGCCGACGGCATTATCACCGGGACCAAGCTTGCCGCTGACACCATCGGTGCAAATAACCTGGCTGCTAACTCCGTCACGGCCAAGCAATTGGTGCTGACGGATTTCACGAACCTTGTCCCTGATAACCAGATGCAGGATTTTGGCAGTTCCTGGTCTGGAGCGGGGTGGTCATCCTGGACGGATCCCTATCTTGGCGGCATGGCCTCGCGGTCGCAGATGAAGTTCGCCTATGTGGCGGGAACGACCGGCTATGGCGACGAGCTGCTCGGCAAGGCGTTTCCGGTCCAGGCCGGCGCGCAGTACCGGGTAACGGGATCAGCCTATTCGAACGGCAATCAATGGCCGCAGTTACGGATCAAGTGGTTGGACCGGACCGGCGCTCTGATCAACTACGTCGATTTCCTTGTCGGGGATCGCGGGGCCGGGCCGGTCACGGCGACGGTCAATCTGACAGCCCCGGCCGGAGCCACGCAGGCGGTGATGGCCGCTTACGTGATGCGCACCAACACCAACGCTGATGTCTATGTCGGTGGCTTTGTTGTCCAGAAACGCAATGCGGCCGAGCTGATCATTGACGGCACGATCCTTGCCAACATGCTGTCGGCCGGTTCTGTAACGACGGATAAGCTCGCGGCCAATTCTGTTATTGCCGGTAAGATTGCCGCTGGTGCCGTCAACACGGATCAACTCGTTGCCGGTGCAGTGACGACGGCAAAGGTGGCAGCAGGGGCCATCACCACCAATCTGCTCGCGGTCGGGCAGGGCGCGAACTTCATCAAGAATTCCGACTTCTCTGCCGGGATCACCGGCTGGGGGGTGGAATATGCCAATGCCGATCTCGGCAATTGGACGATCAGCCTGCGCAACGACACCTTTGCTCCTGTACCCGGCGCCCTGGAAATTCGTCAGGTCAATGGGACGCAAGGGCTTGAGATTGGCGCTACCTATAAAAAAGATGGCACAAACATCGACCTCATGTCTGTGGAGGCTGGCAAATGGTATGAGCTATCGACCTATTATTTTGGCCACCGTTGCAACGGCCTGCAAGTGTATATCGCATTTGCGAACGCGGCTGGTGCGGTCATCTCTCACGGCACGCCTGGAATCTGGCCCGCAAACCACAACACAGATCCGGGCAAGCAGCTCTCTAACTATCAGCGGGGCTGGTTTAAAGCGCAAGCTCCTGCCGGTGCAGCGTATGCCTATGTGTTTTTTCGGCATAAAGGCACGATCAACGGGCAGGCAGATAGCTATCTGTGGATTCATAAACCGTTCTTTGGTGAGGCGACCGCCAACCAGACGGAACCGACGCCGTGGTCTGCGGCCGGCGTCACGCTGATCCAGAACGGCAATATCGTTGCGGGATCGGTGACGACAGACAGCCTAGCGGCAAATTCCGTCGTTGCTTCCAAGATCTCCGCTGGTGCGATCACCACACCTGCTCTTGCGGCTGGTTCGGTTGTTGGTACCAGTATTGCGGCCTCGACGATTACCGGTGCCAACATCGCCGCCGAAACCATCGGTACAGATAAGCTTGCGGCCAATTCCGTCACCGCCAAGCAGTTGGTGCTGACGGATTTTACCAATCTTGTCCCTGACAATCAGATGCAAGACTTCGGAAACTCTTGGGTTGGGGCCAATTGGCAGTCGTGGACCGACCCTTACGTCGGCGGCATGGCATCTCGCTCCCAAGCTCGATACCCATATGTTGCCGGGCGCACAGGCTACAGCGAAGAGCTGTTGGGTAAAACATTCTCAGTGACGCCGGGGGCGCAATATCGCGTCACAGGGACGGCGCTTTGCCCTTCCGGCAATTACTCCCCTTTGCTGCGGATCAAATGGTTGAACAGTTCTGGTGGGACCATAAGCTATAACGACTTTGTGGCAGGCGACAGGTCATCGGGCGTCGTCACGACAACCATCAACCTGACTGCGCCCGCTGGCGCAGTTCAGGCTGTGATGGCCGCTTACGTGTGGCGCACTGCGACCACAGGTGATGTTTATGTGGGTGGCTTTGTGGTCAACAAGCGCAACGCCGCCGAGCTGATCATCGACGGCACGATCACCGCCGACAAGCTTGCCGTTAACAGCCTCAGCGCTATCACCGCCAACCTGGGCACGGTGACGGCAGGCGAGATCCGCAGCTCGAACGGCAAGATGGTGATTTCCCTTAACGCAGGCACGATTGTGATTTCGTCATGA
- a CDS encoding type II toxin-antitoxin system RelE family toxin, whose translation MKKIAYSKSSLKVLRRLPTNEAKRIAQKIEQYASDPQSMANNVKALTGSPYIRLRVGDWRVIMDDQGSVLEILKIGPRGSVYE comes from the coding sequence ATGAAAAAGATCGCATACAGCAAATCATCATTGAAGGTTCTTCGCCGCCTGCCAACCAATGAGGCAAAGCGGATTGCCCAGAAGATCGAGCAATATGCGAGCGATCCGCAGTCCATGGCGAACAACGTAAAGGCACTGACCGGCTCGCCTTACATCCGGTTGCGGGTCGGTGATTGGCGGGTGATCATGGACGATCAAGGCAGCGTCCTTGAAATCCTCAAGATCGGCCCGCGTGGTAGCGTCTACGAATAG
- a CDS encoding rhamnan synthesis F family protein, with amino-acid sequence MNFIRFIIFQLNRVRHIFNVANSIFSLKTVGKYGKQKESTLIFFDRDFYLNTYIDVHASGIDPIYHYVANGWKEGRSPFQYFNVQAFSKAHPRLEALNVDLAQACIRLYGSYAWQSHIECFGIATDLCLPVSFTSTERRRLRKKWTRYRDFFDAEFYLKEYPDTAMTPAGAFMHYMHWGFSEDRQPRADFDGYYYRKANGLSRGQNPFQHCIESMDGGQKFPANVESRPGVQLFSKPPFAEDITIDSSNTVALQLSLCIHVHCFYVELFNEIADRLQCLTLPFYLVVTVCNESDAKVVENLLVDFNQRQNTHILVVENRGRDIAPFLIDASPIWRKSDLVLHLHTKKSPHITWGDNWRRYLFDQTIGYEPLLKGIIDQFQDRDDMGMMYPENFCMIKHFTEEEKNKDAIRYIAQKLRLECSFEALGAYAAGSMAFYRVKALASVLEYDALENLFGPEQGQLDGTAAHVLERLLPEMVRLNGFETQPYFLIEAEAVGLRRQKCGNDAKSCQAEQ; translated from the coding sequence ATGAATTTCATAAGATTTATTATATTTCAATTAAATAGAGTTCGCCACATTTTCAATGTGGCGAACTCTATTTTTTCATTGAAGACAGTTGGCAAATACGGGAAACAGAAAGAAAGCACTTTAATTTTTTTTGACCGTGATTTTTACTTAAATACATACATTGACGTTCATGCCTCTGGAATTGACCCGATCTACCACTACGTCGCTAATGGCTGGAAGGAAGGTCGCTCTCCTTTCCAATATTTTAATGTTCAGGCTTTTTCGAAAGCCCATCCTCGCCTAGAGGCGTTAAACGTTGACCTCGCCCAGGCCTGTATTCGGCTCTATGGCTCCTATGCTTGGCAAAGTCACATCGAGTGTTTCGGAATTGCGACTGATCTGTGTTTACCCGTTTCATTCACTTCGACCGAGCGACGTAGATTACGTAAAAAATGGACGCGATATCGTGATTTTTTCGATGCTGAATTCTATTTAAAAGAATACCCGGATACCGCAATGACACCTGCTGGAGCCTTTATGCATTATATGCATTGGGGCTTTTCGGAGGATCGCCAGCCTCGGGCGGATTTTGACGGGTATTACTATCGTAAGGCTAATGGCCTTAGCCGCGGGCAAAACCCTTTCCAGCATTGCATTGAGAGCATGGATGGGGGCCAGAAATTTCCGGCTAACGTGGAGAGCCGACCAGGAGTACAGTTATTTTCGAAACCACCGTTCGCCGAGGACATAACCATAGATTCTTCGAATACGGTGGCTTTGCAATTGAGCCTCTGTATTCATGTCCATTGTTTTTATGTTGAATTGTTCAATGAGATCGCTGATCGGCTTCAGTGTTTGACGCTGCCGTTCTACCTCGTGGTAACTGTTTGCAATGAGAGTGATGCAAAGGTAGTGGAGAATCTTCTGGTCGACTTCAATCAGCGGCAAAATACCCACATTCTCGTGGTCGAGAACAGAGGCCGCGACATTGCGCCTTTTCTTATTGATGCCAGCCCGATATGGCGAAAGTCAGATTTGGTTTTGCATCTTCACACGAAGAAAAGCCCGCATATTACATGGGGTGACAACTGGCGTCGGTATCTCTTCGATCAAACAATTGGATACGAGCCTTTGCTGAAAGGTATAATCGATCAATTCCAAGATCGGGACGATATGGGCATGATGTACCCAGAAAATTTCTGCATGATTAAGCACTTTACGGAAGAAGAAAAAAATAAAGACGCCATCCGTTACATCGCACAAAAACTTCGTTTGGAATGTAGTTTTGAGGCACTAGGTGCATATGCGGCCGGTTCCATGGCTTTTTACAGGGTAAAGGCACTCGCCAGTGTTCTCGAATATGATGCACTAGAAAATCTTTTCGGGCCTGAACAAGGGCAGCTTGACGGAACAGCGGCGCATGTTCTCGAGAGGTTACTTCCAGAGATGGTACGGTTAAATGGTTTTGAAACGCAGCCTTATTTTTTGATCGAGGCTGAAGCAGTCGGCCTGCGCAGGCAAAAGTGCGGCAACGATGCCAAATCGTGCCAAGCCGAACAGTAA
- a CDS encoding helix-turn-helix domain-containing protein, which yields MQTIITPNGETLVVLPLAEYESLIDHSDIAAADKVKADIAAGDDELVPAEVVNQLLAGEHPVKVWRMFRKMTARELAEQAGISAPYVSEIESGKKDGSFATMKKIAEALRVDLDDLA from the coding sequence ATGCAGACCATCATTACCCCGAACGGCGAAACGCTGGTCGTGCTGCCCCTGGCAGAATACGAAAGCCTGATCGACCACAGCGACATTGCAGCAGCCGATAAGGTCAAGGCGGATATCGCCGCAGGTGACGACGAGCTTGTTCCCGCCGAAGTCGTCAACCAGCTTCTTGCCGGTGAACACCCGGTCAAGGTCTGGCGCATGTTTCGCAAGATGACGGCGCGGGAATTGGCCGAACAGGCCGGTATCAGCGCGCCCTATGTTTCCGAGATCGAGAGCGGCAAGAAGGACGGAAGCTTTGCGACGATGAAGAAGATCGCAGAGGCTCTTCGTGTCGATCTGGACGATCTGGCGTAG
- a CDS encoding GNAT family N-acetyltransferase, which produces MVRPGTSSDRFAVIALLRDSHAAAGYAFRFEAARADALYRLHLDNPMACALLLERDGSVCGLLLASAFDHPFGAGLMAKETVWFIAPQARGRSGLIMLNAYEAWAKSIGCVSIGMAALATNDVSSLYARRGYTPAETHFIKPI; this is translated from the coding sequence ATGGTTAGGCCTGGCACGAGTTCCGACCGGTTTGCCGTCATCGCCCTGCTGCGGGACAGCCATGCAGCGGCTGGCTATGCCTTCCGGTTCGAAGCGGCGCGGGCCGATGCGCTGTATCGCCTGCACCTCGACAATCCCATGGCCTGCGCGCTGCTGCTGGAACGCGATGGCAGCGTGTGCGGCCTGCTGCTGGCCTCGGCCTTTGACCATCCCTTCGGGGCGGGTCTGATGGCCAAGGAAACGGTGTGGTTCATCGCACCGCAGGCGCGGGGTCGCTCCGGCCTTATCATGCTCAATGCCTATGAGGCATGGGCCAAATCCATTGGCTGCGTCTCCATCGGCATGGCGGCGCTTGCCACCAACGATGTGTCGAGCCTCTACGCGCGGCGCGGTTATACGCCCGCTGAGACGCATTTTATCAAACCCATCTAA
- a CDS encoding glycosyltransferase family 2 protein has protein sequence MKKIGFIEKIDGGTVWGWSLGVKGARSSSIKVYIDGSYANEIVCDIMREDVNSYHNINIPTGFSYSVPNSYRDGQPHKIEIKSDTGVSLNSLIPNQSGSQIVFNAPSRFSGHVDKVSAGTVSGWVLENIDGRPLKKGGVTLAIYCNSSLVGQVIANQRRPDVAHILNGDTECGFSYPLPPFFLQQDVRIEVKTVSDGWPLTNSPITYTSLSNDDGALIGLIHKALDKNIADLWQLNLKIAEHTENSYISLDSYNDWAVEYFDDLNRRVPELKSENTPLVSVICPVYRPRYRDFKMAVESVLCQTYKNIELVLVDDASNDPELDIILDEFARRDARVKLIKSTKNLNISEATNVAIANSSGDLIAFFDHDDLLEFCAIQFMVDALAANDALLVYSDEDKIDDAGYFSEPNLKSDWNLRLLMAQNYVCHFLIVSAEMVRKAGKLHTKYNGAQDHDFVLRLSEIIPENRIYHIPEILYHWRKTPNSTASTIDNKEYAIKAGIAAVQAYVDRNSIAASVTSRGNMTNYVVNYKEKSEKVSIIIPFKDQIDMTRKCVYSILQNTDYKNFDIILVNNFSLSIEADGFRDEIEKLDNVRMMDANFAFNYSRINNLAAQNLKADAFLFMNNDVIVSDPTWLTELVGELLRSSDIGAVGCKLLYENGTVQHAGIILGVNGGIADHPYKGHEAHDPGFMGRGLCSQELSAVTGACLLCSSDVFQAVSGFDELNFGVAFNDVDLCLKIRNLGKKVIWRAETVLEHRESLSRSSDLEPQKIARFAKEHVAFKEKWQVVLDNAPYYNPKFSRRTGIFKALKRV, from the coding sequence ATGAAAAAAATCGGTTTTATCGAAAAAATTGATGGTGGCACGGTGTGGGGATGGTCTCTCGGTGTAAAGGGCGCAAGATCTTCGAGTATTAAAGTCTACATAGACGGATCCTATGCTAATGAAATCGTTTGTGATATTATGCGTGAGGATGTTAACTCTTATCACAACATAAATATTCCTACAGGATTTTCTTACTCCGTCCCCAATTCGTATCGCGACGGGCAACCACATAAAATTGAGATCAAATCAGATACTGGCGTCTCACTTAACAGCCTGATTCCCAATCAATCAGGCAGCCAAATTGTTTTCAATGCTCCATCTCGTTTTTCCGGTCATGTCGACAAAGTCAGTGCCGGAACTGTTTCAGGTTGGGTTCTAGAAAATATCGACGGTCGCCCCTTGAAAAAAGGCGGGGTAACTCTGGCCATCTACTGCAATTCGTCGCTTGTTGGGCAAGTAATAGCGAATCAACGCAGGCCTGATGTCGCACATATTTTGAACGGCGATACTGAGTGTGGGTTTTCGTATCCATTGCCTCCTTTCTTTTTACAGCAGGACGTCCGCATAGAAGTCAAAACTGTATCTGATGGATGGCCGCTGACTAATTCGCCCATTACATATACTAGCCTTAGTAACGATGATGGCGCTTTGATCGGTTTGATCCATAAAGCACTAGATAAAAACATAGCAGATCTGTGGCAGCTAAATTTGAAAATTGCGGAACATACGGAAAATTCATATATTTCTTTAGATAGCTACAATGACTGGGCTGTAGAGTATTTTGACGATTTGAACCGTCGAGTTCCAGAACTTAAGTCAGAAAACACTCCTTTAGTAAGCGTCATTTGCCCGGTATATCGTCCGCGATATCGCGACTTCAAGATGGCTGTTGAGTCAGTTCTATGTCAGACATATAAAAATATAGAACTTGTATTGGTCGACGACGCCAGCAATGATCCAGAACTTGATATTATACTGGACGAGTTCGCACGTCGCGATGCTCGCGTAAAATTAATTAAATCAACGAAAAATTTAAACATTAGTGAGGCTACCAATGTAGCCATTGCGAATTCTTCAGGGGATTTGATCGCGTTTTTCGACCATGATGACCTGCTAGAATTCTGCGCGATACAATTTATGGTCGACGCTCTCGCCGCCAATGATGCATTGCTGGTATATAGCGATGAAGATAAAATCGATGATGCGGGATATTTTTCAGAGCCGAACCTTAAGTCGGACTGGAACCTGCGGCTTTTGATGGCGCAGAACTATGTGTGCCACTTTTTGATTGTCAGTGCTGAAATGGTCCGCAAGGCCGGAAAACTTCATACAAAATATAACGGTGCGCAGGACCATGATTTTGTGCTGAGGCTTTCTGAAATAATTCCAGAAAACCGGATTTATCATATCCCCGAGATTCTTTATCATTGGAGAAAGACGCCCAACAGCACTGCAAGCACAATTGACAATAAAGAGTACGCGATCAAAGCGGGGATCGCGGCTGTTCAAGCGTATGTCGACAGAAATTCCATCGCCGCATCGGTTACCTCTCGCGGTAACATGACGAATTACGTTGTAAATTACAAAGAAAAAAGTGAAAAAGTTTCGATAATTATTCCGTTTAAAGATCAAATAGATATGACACGCAAATGCGTATATTCTATCTTGCAAAATACGGATTATAAGAATTTCGACATAATACTCGTTAACAATTTTTCATTGTCTATTGAGGCTGACGGTTTCAGAGACGAGATAGAAAAATTAGATAACGTCAGGATGATGGATGCTAATTTCGCGTTTAACTATTCCAGGATAAACAATTTAGCCGCTCAGAATTTGAAGGCAGATGCGTTTCTTTTTATGAATAATGACGTGATTGTCAGTGATCCTACGTGGCTGACGGAACTTGTCGGCGAATTATTACGTAGCAGTGACATTGGTGCTGTTGGGTGCAAACTTCTTTACGAAAATGGCACCGTCCAGCACGCAGGTATTATTCTTGGCGTAAACGGTGGCATCGCTGATCACCCTTACAAAGGACATGAAGCACATGATCCTGGCTTCATGGGGAGAGGCCTTTGCAGTCAAGAGCTTTCTGCTGTTACCGGCGCATGTTTACTTTGCTCATCGGACGTGTTCCAGGCCGTATCAGGTTTTGATGAATTAAACTTTGGGGTGGCTTTTAATGACGTTGACCTGTGCCTTAAAATAAGAAATCTGGGTAAGAAAGTCATTTGGCGTGCGGAGACCGTACTGGAGCACAGAGAAAGCTTGAGCCGTTCATCTGATCTTGAGCCTCAAAAGATTGCACGCTTTGCTAAAGAACACGTGGCTTTCAAAGAAAAATGGCAGGTGGTGCTAGACAATGCCCCCTACTACAATCCGAAGTTCTCTAGAAGGACCGGTATATTCAAGGCCTTAAAGCGAGTGTAG
- a CDS encoding glycoside hydrolase family 19 protein has protein sequence MDRAKFFAAVRSSLFGGALTQNQVNGITAILDAWQASTMTDLRWLAYMLATAFHETAQTMQPVRETRAATDKQAIAILDRSWAKGTMPWVKSPYWRIGADGKSWLGRGYVQLTHKGNYNTLGNAIGVDLVANPVLAMREDIALKVMFIGMSDGLFTGVKLADFFHGTKTDWVNARRIINSTESASVVAGYGKAFHVALVGAA, from the coding sequence ATGGATCGCGCGAAATTCTTCGCGGCGGTACGCTCGTCGCTGTTCGGCGGTGCGCTCACGCAAAATCAGGTGAATGGTATCACGGCCATTCTCGACGCCTGGCAGGCCAGCACAATGACCGATCTGCGGTGGCTGGCTTATATGCTGGCCACGGCGTTTCACGAAACAGCACAGACCATGCAGCCGGTTCGCGAAACGCGAGCGGCAACGGATAAACAGGCTATCGCCATTCTGGACCGCTCTTGGGCGAAAGGCACGATGCCCTGGGTAAAGTCACCTTATTGGCGGATTGGAGCCGATGGCAAGAGCTGGCTTGGACGTGGATATGTCCAGCTCACGCACAAGGGCAACTACAACACGTTGGGTAATGCTATTGGCGTTGATTTGGTGGCCAATCCGGTTTTGGCGATGCGCGAAGACATCGCCCTGAAGGTGATGTTTATCGGCATGAGCGACGGCCTGTTCACCGGCGTCAAGCTGGCTGATTTTTTCCATGGCACCAAGACTGATTGGGTGAATGCCCGCCGCATTATCAACAGCACGGAAAGCGCCAGCGTTGTTGCTGGCTATGGCAAGGCCTTCCATGTGGCGCTGGTGGGGGCGGCATGA